Within Lolium rigidum isolate FL_2022 chromosome 5, APGP_CSIRO_Lrig_0.1, whole genome shotgun sequence, the genomic segment cacgttcccttgtcgatccgcgatgtTCGCAGTTTCCTCGttcaagtttcatgatcattatcattagcttcctctcgttgccggtgtaggcgtatGCAGTACAACTTCCGtgcatcgcgctactccgatcaacgagtatagattcatcaatctcatcgagttctacttttcttccaaatacttctttagtgagaaattctttctcaagaaaggttccgttcttagcaacaaagattttgccttcggatccgtgatagaaagtgtaccctatagtttccttagggtatcctatgaagacgcatttctccgctttgggttctagcttttccggttgtaacttctttacataggcttcgcaaccccaaactttcgagaacgacagacttaggtttcttattaaaccataattcatacggtgtcgtttctacggattttgatggtgctctatttaaagtgaatgcggctgtctctaatgcataactccaaaatgataacggcaaatcaagcaagagacatcatagaacgaaccatatctaagagagttcgattacgacgttcggacacaccgtttcgttgaggtgttcccgcggtgtcaattgtgaaagtattccgcatttctttaaatgcatgccaaactcataactcagatattcacctccacgatcgatcgtagaaatttaatcttcttgttacgttgattttctacttcactttgaaattccttaaacttctcgaaagtttcggatttatgtttcatgaaatagatatacccatatctactcggatcatccgtgaaggttagaacataacgataaccaccgcgcgattttacgctcattggtccgcacacatcggtatgtatgatttccaataagtcgtagctcgctccatcataccgtaaaatggagtcttagtcattttacccattatacatgcttcgcatctatcaagtgactcaaagtcaagtgattcaagtaatccatcgacatggagtttcttcatgcgtttcactccaatatgaccaagacgacaatgccacatataagtagaattatcattcaatttaattcgcttagcatcaacgttatgtatatgcgtatcactactatcgagatctaacgaaataagccattcttttgtggtgctcgaccataaaagatattattcataaaaatagaacaaccattattctcgtacttgaatgaataaccgtcttgcattaaacaagatccagatataatgttcatgctcaacgcaggtacataataacaattatttaggcttaaaactaatcccgaaggtagatgtagaggaagtgtgccgaccgcgatcacattgaccttggatccgtttccaacgcgcatcgtcacttcatctttcagcagttgtcgtttattctttagttcttgtttcgagttacaaatatgagcaaccgaaccagtatcaaatacccaggtactagtacgagaaccagtgagataaacatctataacatgtatatcaaatataccttctttcttcttcttgacaaggccgctcttcgcatcagccggatacttggagcaattacgcttccagttgtcccttctccttgtagtaatagcactcaagatcgtgcttagggccgttcttaggtttcacgagAGGCGTGGCagcctttcttgccacccttcttgaattttcccttagacttgccctcgtttcttgaaaccggtggtcttgttgaccatcaacacttggtgctctttcttgatctcaatctcaagcagcttttagcatgccaaagagttcagtaactccttgttcatgttctcgtatattgtagttcatcacgaagttcttgtaacttggtggcagttgattgaaggacacgattaatccccaactcgttaggaatcactattcccaagtcaccgagtttcttcgcatgcccaatcatggcgagcatgtgctcactaacggagctgccttcttccatcatgcagtcgaagaattgtttcgatgcttcatagcattccatggccgcatgagtctcaaaaatagctttcagctctttcatcaactcatgaggatcgtggtgctcaaaacgtttttgaagatcggattccggaccgcacagatggcacaccgaacttgagagtaccgaattttccgagtctcgtaaacagcttttacttcatcggtttcggtttcgtaggagggtcacctagcggtgcatcaagcacatattgcggatttccgccggagaggaagatcctcacatgacggaaccagtcggtgaagttgctaccgttgctcttaagtttttctttctctaggaaccggttaaaattgattggggacgccatctctacaacatatatttgcaaaagtttagactaagtttatgacaaattgagttcaaattttaattcaacataattaaaaatctaggtgaactcccactcaaaacaatatccctcgcattgtcttagtgatcacacgaaccaaatccaccgcacctaaaaccgatcatcacgagataaggtgtgatttcaatggcgaacactcaaagtgttcatcatatcaaccatatgattcatgctctacctttcggtatcacgtgttccgagaccatgtctgtacatgctaggctcgtcaaggccaccttagtatccgcatgtgcaaaactgtcttgcacccgttgtatgtacttgttgattctaacacacccgatcatcacgagatgcttcgaaacgacaagtcatgGTAACggcgctactaaggatgaacactttattatcttgagattttagtgagggatcatcttataatgctaccgtcgcgatctaagcaaaataagatgcataaaaggattaacatcacatgcaattcatatgtgatatgatatggcccttttgtctttgcgcctttgatcttcatctccaaagcacggacatgatctccatcatcttcgggcatgatctccatcatcgtcggcgtagcgtcaaggtcaatggcgccgtcttcatgattgtcctccatgtagcaactattacaactactttgaaatactactcaacatgaaatttaaagacaaccataaggctcccgccggttgccacaatacaataatgatcatctcatacatattcatcatcacattatggccatatcacatcaccaaaccctgcaaaaacaacttagacgtctctaatttggtttgcatattttacgtggtttagggttttcgagagagatctaatctacctacgaacatgaaccacaacgttgatactaatgttttcaatagaagagtaaattgaatcttcactatagtaggagagacagacacccgcaaagcctcttatgcaatacaagttgcatgtcgaacgaggaacaagtctcatgaacgcggtcatgtaaagttagtccgagccgcttcatcccactatgccacaaagatgcaaagtactcaaactaaagataacaagagcatcaacgcccacaaaaccattgtgttctactcgtgcaaccatctatgcatagacacggctctgataccactgtaggataacgttgcctagaaaacaaaaaatttcctaccgcgaacacgcaatccaagccaagatgcaatctagaagacggtagcaacgaggggtttatcgagtctcacccttgaagagattccaaagcctacaagagtaggctcttgttgctgcggtagacgttcacttgccgcttgcaaaagcgcgtagaagatcttgatcacgatcgcttccggcgccacggacgggcagcacctccgtactcggtcacacgttcggttgttgatgaagacgacgtccacctccccgttccagcgggcagcggaagtagtagctcctcttgaatccgacagcacaacggcgtggtgtcggtggtggtggagaagtccggcggagcttcgctaagcgtgcgggatgtggtggaggagagaggccgctagggtttgggagaggggggcgccggccactaaggggtgcggccaccttggtggttcttgggtggccggccccctccccttggcccctcattatataggtggaaccccaagtgttggtctccaagtcttcgaataagacccgaaccaaaaaccttccatatggcggggaaacctacccaagctaggactcccactagaggtgggagttccacctcccatatggggggtggccggccccctaagggggagtccacttgggactccactcccactagggttggccggccatggaggtggagtcccatgtggactccaccttccttggtggtttcttccggacttttctagaaccttccatagaaccttccgcgtcattttaattcacataaaatgacatcctatatatgaatcttattctccggaactcctcgtgatgtccgggatctcatccgggactccgaacaaatattcgaactccattccatattcaagtactaccatttcaacatccaactttaagtgtgtcaccctacggttcgtgaactatgcggacatggttgagtactcactccgaccaataaccaatagcgggatccggagatccataatggctcccacatattcaacgatgactttagtgatcgaatgaaccattcacatacgataccaattccctttgtcacgcgatattttacttgtccgaggtttgatcttcggtatcactctataccttgttcaacctcgtctcccgacaagtactctttactcgtaccgtggtatgtggtctcttatgaacttattcatatgcttgcaagacattagacgacattccaccgagagggcccggagtatatctatccgtcatcgggatggacaaatcccaccgttgatccatatgcctcaactcatactttccggatacttaatcccacctttataaccacccatttacgcagagtggcgtttggtgtaatcaaagtacctttccggtataagtgatttacatgatctcatggtcataaggactaggtaactatgtatcgaaagcttatagcaaataacttaatgacgagatctttatgctacgcttaattgggtgtatccattacatcattcatacaatgacataaccttgttattaataacatccaatgttcatgattatgaaactaatcatccattaatcaacaagctagtttaagaggcatactagggacttcttgttgtctacatatcacacatgtactaatgtttctgttaatacaattatagcatgatatataaacatttatcataaacataaagatataaataataaccactttattattgcctctagggcatatctccttcagtgtgTACCACATGGCCACGACAAAGTGACAATTCAAGCCATTTGGGGGTTTGGAAAACTTGATTGATGTAAATTTGGGGCTTATCAGGGGTTCGTGGAATACCGCCTTCAGCCGTCGACCAAGAAAAAAAGAGTCTACAACTTCATCAGGGTCGTGGTGTTCTACGTAGTCCGTGACAAAGAAACTCACTGCAGCTCTTGACCTGTGTGGTGCCCCTGTCACCGGCTACCCCCACATCGTAGGTAGCAAAGCCATACCAAGGGCGCTACATCCTGGAGGCCTTGTGCACCCACAAAATTGATCTTTGTAGGGCATGGATGTTGAGTATTCTCCGCTAGTTGTGTGGTTCCAAACAATTGTGTCTTCCACGTTCTCGCGGAGTTCAACACCATTAATCTCCACCCAAAGAGAAATGAACTTGAGGATGCGTGGTATTGTCAGCTTGGtgttttttttaatctttttagTATAAGCATTCTGATGTGTAGGTTGTTTGACACTCCATTTCCACCTTGTAGAGGCATCGAAGATAAGAGGTGCAATGTCTTTCGGTTTCTTGCTGTTTAACCATGGAGACTCCCAAAATAGGTCAATCCTACCATTTCTAATGATGATTCTGGTGGAAGCGTAAAAAGAGGCCCATTATTGTTCACATAATCACAAGGGTTCCCAAAACTAACCCAAATCTTGTTGAAGTACCTCTACTCAAACCAAGGCCATCCTAATCGCAAGGCACATTCGAATTTTCCAAGGACATTGATCCAAGCCTCCCAAGATGGGTACACATGCACACGGTCTCCCAATTTATTTTGCATCCACCAAAAATATTACTAGTTCTGGACCACAAGAAGGCATGCTCAAACTTGTTTATGTTGGTAATACAGCCTGGAGGGATGGATATGCTTCTCATCTTCTTTTATACATTGGTGCAAGCTAGGTTCCATATGATGTGCCCATAGACCATTTTAGAGCTTCTATCAACCCCTACTTTGGAGGCTCACCTTGTGGCTGTTGCAATCCCCGTTGTGGGCAAAGCAActttggtggtggcggtggtgctcaattttccccgggGCAACATCTAAAACAATGGCTGGCTTCGTCAACCCCAAAATCTCCATCCATTGACAAGTTCTCTAGTTGGTATTCGACCATTGTGGTGGATATAGTCTAGGGGCACAAAATATACATGGCACACAACATCTATATATAGATTCGTGAATTATCAGTTCTCCTTCACCCGAAACCATTGAATCAACTAATTGTTCCACATACATTCACATACATATACCATCAGGGTTTAATTATCAATTTGATatttataaaaaaatataaaaagggAACATCAATGGAAATTACCCCCGCTGGGCCGCTGGGCCGGACCAGCAGCAAATAGGATTTACCCCCGTAGTCGCTGGGCCGGACCTCCTATTCGACGCGTTTAGCATCAGGGACGCCCGCGTGGATAGCAAGATGGGCCGGAGCCCAGCAAGCTTCTTCTTCCTCAGCTCAGGTTGTCTTGAaagctcaaaaaaaaaatctcaggtTGTCTTCTTTCTCCTTCACCTCCCCGACCCCCCGCCTCCAACGCCATCCGGCTCGCCTGCTGCCGCCACCCACGGCCCTCCCAGCTCCCGCTTCCGCGGTGCCTCGCCGCACCGCCCTCTTCCATCTGCGGCCCACCGCCGGTTCGCCGCCGCCCCGGACCTCCCTCTAAACCCACCCACCTCCCCCAACTCCGGCGAACCCCACGCACCCCCGTAACCCTAAGTTCGTCGCCGGTGATCTCCCGTACCCCTAGCCTAAGTTCTTGGCTTCACCTACGCCAACGACGCCGCAGCCAGCCGCGTCGTCCCCGTCTCCGGTGAGGTCCTGGCCTCGCCTACGCCGGGGACGCCGTAGCTAGCCGCGTCTTCCCCGTCTCCGCCGAgttcagcttcttcttctccggtgagCATCCTCTCCCTAAAAGGCCGAGGCCCATCCCGCAGGTGCGTAAACTTCTCCTTTCTTGTCCCATCCCGTGAAATACCAGATGTATTGCAACTTGATAGTTGGTGAATTTGTGAATAATTCCATTTAGATTGAGTTTTGTCTATTGTAATTCAATATTTTGCTGCGAATGGAACGGCAAGATATTCAGTGAAATTGCTCCAGATCAGTTGGAATTTATGTTTGTATCAGTTGCAAAATACTGTTACCAGGGTGTACTTTGATTGcaatttagcaaaaaaaaaaccgCCTCTCACAAATTTCCACCACACTAGCTCCTTTCCTGGTTCCACCACTGGTTATGACAGAAAATAAAGGCATATTGTTCGTTATGCTGCAGTCTGAAACGATGCTGAAGAGAAGGCGAGAATATGATTGCACAACAGGGAGCAATGAATGTAACAAGCCACATGATTCGGTTGATACTTTGGAAGAGCAATTTGGCCACTTGAGAACTTCTGGTCAAGGTGTCTGGAGTGAACTCAGTAAAGAAGTTGCATCAAAATTGTCTCAAAGTGTTTTCGCCATTGCTTCTTTCAACGGTAATTATTACTGGTATATGTGCGCCATTATTTCCCCTAGTAGCTGTCTTTGATCATCGTTAACAACTGACTGGAATTACGATCATGTTTACAAGGCGATGAGATGCGATGCTCATGCTCAGGCATAGTTATACACTGGAGACCACGCCTCATTACCTTGCTCACTTCGGCAAGTTTAGTGAGATCTCTTCAGGATGAAAGCAAGATAGATGAGGACTTGACGGTCGGTGCTGCTAATTATTGCTCATTTTACTTGGTTCATTTGAgatactgattaaatctcactctaCCATTACAGATTAGAGCATGGAATCAGCATTGTCAGTATGTTGACGGGTGGTTGGAACAGTATGATTTACGTTATAATATTGCTCTTGTCAACATTCCAGCCCCTGGTTTTCTCTGTCTAGCAAGTCTACATCATCCAATACAACTTGAGTCCGGTAGCAAGGTAGTAGCTGTAGGATGTTTGTTTAACTCAAGGAAATTGATGGCCACAAATGGGGTAGTGATGGACAAAGTGAGCAGATTTGATTGTGAAGAGTTTCTGATCTCGACTTGTAAAATCAGTAAGGTACACTATTTTGATTTCTCTTATTCACGTGGTGGAAATAAATTGTTATGTGGCTTAATCTTTGACTAGATTATTGCACTCTTTCAGTAAGGCCACAGAGATGAGATCTCTTCTGGTCTACCCTTGTTCACTGTCATTTTTTTATTTGACAGGCTGGGACTGGAGGGCCCCTTGTTGATTTCAATGGAAATTTTCTTGGCATGAACTTGTATGATGCAGAACAAACAACCTTTCTTCGAagaaatataattatcaaacttttGGAGCGTCTCAGAATATTTCAGTACGTCTCCTAGTTCTTTATGAGCTAATGCTTCTCCATCAGCTTACCCATGCATGCTTGTGAGTCTTATGAGTTTGACACCCCAATAGTTTAGCACACTTATCCCATTTGCGTCAGCCTGTTTAAACACATCCTGTAGTGTATCGATGATTGGTGTTACTGAAGCTTATAATTAACTCAATTGTTGTGAGTCAAGGTTCTCTGTGATTCAGCATATGCTATCTATAAGGAGATATGATTGCAATTTAGTTTCTTTGCATTTAAAGTATTTCGAGATAGTAATTTGGTTCTCCGCTACCACGTGTAAGCATGTGCTCTCATTTAGTTCCACCTAACCCTGTAAGTATGTGCTCTCATTTAGATTTTTGTTTGAACAAAGATATGCACATACTTATGTTAGTGAGTCATCTAGATGAGTTCTCTAGATGTGCTATGTAATCAGTTTTTTCTCCGTTCTACGGAATATTGTAGCCATGGGACTCCTAACTTTTGAGTAAGCACTTCTATGGAATTATTACAACATTTTTTCTATATTGTAATGCAGGCCTCAAAATAAGCAAGGAGGTGGTTGCTCAAGTAAGGATAAAACGGCACTATCACTCGCTTAGAACTCGCAGTTATATGTTATCACACAATACTTGTTTGTCAATCCTAACTGTAGTGCGAGGATGGTTCTAATCAATGGCATGCTAAATTGCTAAGTTGCCTGTGATCTCTGTCCTAATCAGTAACCACTTCACCTTCCTTGAAATAAATCAACATCATCTCTTTTCTTCAAATAAAGTAACCACTTCACCTTCCTTGAAACATCATCTCTTTTGCGCTTAAGCGAGACTAAGCGTACGCTTTTTTGAACGTTGCCACTTCACCATGTTCCTTAAAAAAGATCACTTTCACACTATCCACTTATTAGTCCGTTTGTATGCTGCATGATAATATACTACTGCATGAGCTTGTGTATCGCCTTTCATCCATCTTTTCCATAACAGGTGACATAATGGTGAGAAGCACAGACAATGGTGTGTATCTCTATGCCAATTCTTACTTCGACCCAGAAGGTGAATCTTTAATGACTACTGAAATGTAAATTAGCACGCAAGATGCTACCGTATCCTAATGTTACTCATTGCTCACTGCTGTTCATAATTTCTACAAGTAAATAGAATGTTAGTTTAATATTGCTACTTGGGATCCTAGTTTTGATATATCAGCCGTGCTAATTGGTTGACCTTGTTTCTCTAGTACCTATTGATACAGTACATAAAAAACTGCGCTCACTTGGTTACCCGGTGCCAGAAAAAAATTGTGGTGAGTTGCGAATTCCTTTTTTACCGACTCTTCCCTCCCTCTTTTGCATTATTTGTTACAGCTTTGTTCTACTTCTTACTATTGTGTTGTGTACTTGTGTCACATTTTTTAACCAGGAGGCATGAAATTAATTAATCGGTTTGAAGAAAAATTTCCCTACGTGGATGGTTCATGTCGGAGTGTCCTGAAGGACCTCAGTGAAGAAGTCACTTTAAATTTGTCTTGCACTGTTGTCTCACTTGCTTCATTCAATGGTGAATATACTAATGATACGTGATTTTCCTCATTTGTATTTGATCACCAGCAGTTAATGATCTGAAATATGTCTTGTGCAGGGAATACAAGGTTATTTGCATGCACAGGAATACTTATAGAATGTACGAGTGTTCTGACGTGTGCAAGCTTAGCCAGGTCTTCTGatgatgaaaataagattgatgaTGACTTGAGGGTTAGTATTGCTAATTATTCTTTAGTATTTATGCTTGTTCAATAATATAACATTGCGTAGGTCTaactttaacattgcagattgaaGTGCGCCTCCCCAACAAACAAATTGTCACAGGAAAGCTGCAGCATTATATCTTACACTATAATCTCGCTGTAGTAAATATCATGACCTCTCCTGATCTTCATACAACAAAGCTCTATCATGACGTACAATTTGAGCCCCTGTTGTAAGGTGGTAGCTGTGGGGCGCATCTTTGGAAGTGGCTCATTAACAGCCACAAGTGGAACGTTGACTGACGAACCGAGCAAATTTGATTGCGCAGAGCTGTTGACCTCCACATGTCAAATCACAAAGGTACACTATGGTCTGGTTGCCTTAATCTGTTTTTCTTGTAACTGTTATCTTCTCCAATATAATCATTGTCCAATGTTACTTGCTTTTTGTGTTAGGCTGGGATAGGAGGACCCCTTGTTGATTTTGATGGGAACTTTATTGGCATGAACTTTTATGATGAGGAAAACACTCCATTCATACCTAGGAACATAATTCTGGAATGCCTGAGGCATTTTGAGACAAAGAGGTATGTCTTACAGTGTTAAGTTAGATTTGGTGTGGCGTGCAAGTATTTGTCCCTTGCATAAGTACTCAAGTTTCAGAGAACTCCACTTGCAAAAACATCAAACAATTAGAATATTGCTGAAAGATCTAGTATATCTTTTCTGACTCAATTTTAGATCATTTCCTATTTTTGGAAATTATTTGCTAGTTTCTGTTAAGTTTAGTTGACCTACGTACCACTATAATTTGGAACTCGAGTCCTCTTGGGGTTTACACTTTCTCGACCATTTTGACATTATTTGATGactcatcttggttggagatatcACACTGTTTATGCACTGATGTtgcatgattataatgatgtttgTGTGGTCATTAGCTCGATAAGTTGAAGCTGAGGTCGAGAATAGAGCATATCTAGTAGCTCCAAGCCTCCAACGCCTATGTTGAAATATAGGCTTTTGATGAGTTTGTCCTTAATCTCTGCACTTCTCCCACACCGATCCTACTGTTTTTACCACAATAAACCCGCTCATGTTTTGCGTTTTCTCTGTCAAGTCCATAAACATCAGGTGCTGTCCTACATGTCAAATAGCCCAGCTTGTAAATACAATCAATTGCTCTGTAGGCATTGCAAATGCA encodes:
- the LOC124653162 gene encoding uncharacterized protein LOC124653162 isoform X2 — protein: MATNGVVMDKVSRFDCEEFLISTCKISKAGTGGPLVDFNGNFLGMNLYDAEQTTFLRRNIIIKLLERLRIFQPQNKQGGGCSSDIMVRSTDNGVYLYANSYFDPEVPIDTVHKKLRSLGYPVPEKNCGMKLINRFEEKFPYVDGSCRSVLKDLSEEVTLNLSCTVVSLASFNGNTRLFACTGILIECTSVLTCASLARSSDDENKIDDDLRIEVRLPNKQIVTGKLQHYILHYNLAVVNIMTSPDLHTTKLYHDVQFEPLL
- the LOC124653162 gene encoding uncharacterized protein LOC124653162 isoform X1 — protein: MATNGVVMDKVSRFDCEEFLISTCKISKAGTGGPLVDFNGNFLGMNLYDAEQTTFLRRNIIIKLLERLRIFQPQNKQGGGCSSDIMVRSTDNGVYLYANSYFDPEVPIDTVHKKLRSLGYPVPEKNCGGMKLINRFEEKFPYVDGSCRSVLKDLSEEVTLNLSCTVVSLASFNGNTRLFACTGILIECTSVLTCASLARSSDDENKIDDDLRIEVRLPNKQIVTGKLQHYILHYNLAVVNIMTSPDLHTTKLYHDVQFEPLL